A segment of the Rattus rattus isolate New Zealand chromosome 4, Rrattus_CSIRO_v1, whole genome shotgun sequence genome:
ggctgaccaagtCAGCTACTACCCAGGCCCGGATCTAGAACTTTGAGCTGGCCAACCTCAACATCTACCCTATGTATGACCTGCTGGGGTGCATAAGGGGCTGGTTCTGCAAAACTGTAGGACctcatgacacagagcaacaacaggatatctgagaagagTCCAGGTGAGGATCCAGgattgatggtgtagcagaagacTGAGGCCTCgtaccagaccaatgactccttGCAATGAAAATTTGCAAATCAAGATGTGTGGACGAAATGGTATGTGGGACAGACTGTGACACATCACAGCCTCTACAGggagatttcattttgtttgatttgatttttaaattttattattggtGGGAGGTTGCAGGGGCAGATATAAAGGGAATGGGAGGTGATTGAGATTGGGGTGGGGTGCATGATGTGCAAttcaataaaagttttttttaaaagacaaaaataggggttggggatttagctcagtggtagagcgcttgcctaggaagcgcaaggccctgggttcggtccccagctccgaaaaaaagaaccaaaaataaataaataaataaataaaataaaagataaaaataaaaacattgctgAGTcatgttgggaattggttctgaTGGCCCCCGCTGGGCTTGCTTCCACTGATAATAAAGAATTGTCCTATAGCCAATGGCAGGGCAGGAAGATGTGGCAGGACTTTTAGATTACGTGGGCGgggcatacatgcacgcacacacacacacacacacacacacacacacacagagagagagagagagagagagagagagagagagagagagagagagagagagagagagagagaatgagagaatcatgacagggaagcagaaagaggaaactTAAAGGCCCACTGGCATGTAAGAATCTGGGAAAGTGCCCTAGGGCCACTTCTCCAATTGGATCTGGGAtggcagagatgaaatatagattttaaaagatgttaactcaggaataacagaggggagtgtttgctagcctcagggaggtttagaagtgcccagccattgaACTAGTCAAGACATACCAAAattagttggtgtgtgtgtgtgtgtgtgtgtgtgtgtgtgtgtgtgtgtgtgtgtgtgtgtctttcatttgcaaaTCTAGAGAGCTCTTGGGCGGATGCAGTGGTGCTCTTGACCTGCCGGGAGCCAGGTGGTTTAACTAATTCTCCATTACAGAGATGAACTAACTCTGGACCACAGAATGCAGAtaaaattcagagagagagagagagagaaaaagaattacagaTGCTGCATGGAAAAAGAAGCTCACTAAGCTTTGGATTTTGCACTGTACCAGTAAAGCAAGAATTTGTGTGAGGACCCACGAGGACAGGTATGAAGGACAAAAGAGTGAGTTTGGCAGGGATTCTGCTGGGTATACCTGGGcactgaagcagagagaggtgggtgAATGAGCTTGCCACGTGTGCCCGGTggtacctgagttcaatctccagaaccctcataaaggtgaaaagagaaaagcaaaaccaaccccatgaggttgacctctgacatcCATACATGCACCACAGCATGCCTGCCcccctcagagagagagagacagagagagacagagacagagatggacagaaagaaagacttcTTACATATAtcttacatacaaaataaaaaaataaattgttttttaaaaatcctctaGGGAAATCAATATCAGTTGGTTATACAATACAATGGTCAGGCTcgaaaacataaatacaagtaACACTATACAAACTGAGcaagttatacatacatacatacatacatatacacacatacatatacacatatgtatatactacacacatacatatacatatacatacacacacatatacatatatacacatacatatgtacatatacatacacacatacatacatacacatatatacacatacacacatacatatacatgcatacatatgtacatatacatacatacatgcatacttacacatactcacatacatacatacatacatacatacatacatacatcactcACCTGGTTGCACACAGGCTTGTACTTGAGCCCTGGCTTGTTCAGGATCATCTCCAACTGCCTGCGGTTAAAGTTGGACACCCCGATGGACTTGGCTAACCCTGAATCCTTACACTTCTCCATGGCCtggggtagggggaagggagTAAAGAATACTTTATGAAGTTGATGGTAGATGGTTATACATGCAATGTTGTCTTGCTAGAAAGAATACTgtcaggaaaggaaaataaagctaaCTGCATTGGTTATTAAGAAGAGAGAAgccttgctttcttgctcttgctctctcctcttgctcctgatccccctctctcctcattccccttcccctctctcttctccatgtACTCCTGCCtgacctccttctcttcttcttcttcttcttcttcttcttcttcttcttcttcttcttctttcttcttcttcttcttcttcttcttcttcttcttctttcttctctctctctctctctctctctctctctttccctttgcttGTCGCTACTATCCCctcaattcccctccccatttagtacagaataaactctattctatgagagagagagagagagagagagagagagagagagagagagagagagagagaagtttaaatatgggcagaagacagaaaggatgCCTTTGTTTTCCTTAGGAAGCAGCCTTGTTCTccatgggaagcagagaggctATTGTACACAGTAGAAGGTATTTCCCCCAGTGCTTTCCCATTTGTCTCTAATATATTCCAATAATGCCTTCCTCCCCACAGCAGCAAAATAGCCCTAGTGAAGACATGAGTTTCCTGATCTAAAGATGCATGTCTGACACTCACATGTGAAGTGGCAACCTGACTCCCTCTCTTAACTTCCCCTGTGTTCTTTATCCCAAGTACTCACCTCCCAtgtgtcacagagatccactgtgTCAAATAATATCCCATGTTCATCTGTTGGAGTAAGATCGTTGCTTGGCTAGAATAGAAACAGCCATTATAACCATCTCACCAATTTCATGACTGTCCCCATGGCAATGTATACAGTATACATATGTCAGGTTTCATACTTTTCATAAATTAGGTTAATATTTGCAAAAGATTTTGTATGAAGTTGTAAGGAATATTTAAGGTGACAGATGTCTTTTCTTCTCAAACatcatgtactggctggttttgtgtgtcaacttgacacaagctggagttatcacagagaaaggagccttccttaaggaaatgcctccatgagatccagctgtaaggcattttctcaattagtccTCAAGTGGGTAGAgaccagtccattgtgggtggtgccatcactgggctggtagtcttgggctctataagaaagcaagctgagcaagccagggggagcgaaccagtaagtaacatccctccatggcctctgcatcagctcctgctccctgattACTTGGGTTCCAGTTCTGaccttctttggtgatgaacagcaatgtggaagtgtaagttgaataaatcttttcctccccaacttgcttcttggttatgatgtttgtgcaggaatagaaaccctgactaagatacatCTATTATATGTGTTAATTCACAGCATTTCCCTAGGTCTTTTTTGACCTGCATTATTATTTAATACCATTGTGATTTCCCCTGGAGAAACATCTGTCTGCTACTGAGAAAGTCAATAGTTACATGGTTATGATCCGCAGCAAATAAGAAATTGCAGTCTTGACATGGTTACAGAATTAGTGTTCCTATCAATGTTAATGTCAAAGGTCAAAGGTTAGACATGGCAGCTAAACATTGTCCATCAAGGAACTGGGGATACAGCTTAGCTGGTAGGTAGAGTGTGTGATGCAGCTTGCCCAAGGCCTGAgattcaatccccaacactgcaTGTACCAAGTACATGGTACATGGCTGTAATTCCAGATCTTAGGAGATGGAGACTgaaggatgagaagttcaaactCACCCTCCACTCGTTGGTGAGCTAcgtgagaccttgtctcgaaaGTAAGCAAGTGAATAAATAGATGAATACTGGCTGGGTCTAtggacttttttattttcagttatgaGAAATATgaactaagaagaaagaaaatatggaaacgGGAAAGTAGATAAGACACTGGGATTAGCATAACTCTTTAGATTAATTTTCTCTAAACATCAAAGATACGTCAGAAAAAAAGTCAATAGCAACAGCACTCAGCTGTAGATCCTAAAGCTGGCAGAAACTCCTCAGGGTGAGTCCATTTGCAGCCCTTTCAGTGGTGAATAAAGTGTAGACGAATCCTGGCTCCACCCAGGAAGTGTGACCCATGAATTCCCGGGGTTTGGATTCTTTTCAGAATGTTGCCTGTGTTTACTGAGGAATCTGTTTTCCAGGTCATAAGCTTAAGCATCCTAATGAGCAAATGTTTCCTATCCTCAACTAATGTCTCCCAGAAAGCACCATTTATGGCGTAAGTCTGTCATCCTGTGTTTGATTTtaagctttttgtttttgtttttgtttttatttttagttcagtATGTCAAGGATCAGACTGAAGGGGACTGAATCACTGGGAAGATATCAATAGTcaaatgtcatttttttgttGACTAAACAATGTCAAGTTGAGTACAGTTTCCATTATTGCTAGACATGGAGTAAGAGTTATCATTTGTTTTGTTACgtattattttacaaatattaagaCACATACATTTATCAAGTGCTGGCCATGTTCCAGGTGCTGTATCAATTCATTTcatctattttcttctctgtgagttATGTGGTAGTATTATTGACATTTACAGATGAGAATAAAGTCATAGATTTTAAGGAACGTGTGTAAACCAGCTAATTGAAACAAAAAGTTCAAAACCATTCCGGGTACACGGATGCACAcagtcatcccagcactcagatgatTGAAAGAAGAGAGTCCAAAGCTGCTAGCAGTGGAGGCCAGCAGGTCAGCATAGCTGGAACGCACTCGAGACCAAGAATGTATGGTCTGCCAGCACAGCGCTCTTCCACGGGAGACACcgctttatttattaaaacactCTTTTGTTCCTTCCACTTGCCTAACTTTGTGCAGTTATCAGTGTCAGGGGACCAGTGGCCATGAGAGTGCGTActtataatcctaacacttggaggcagagggatctgcATTTAATGTTActtttggctacatagcaagttcaaagctagacccatcttaaacaaataaacaaacaaacaaacacaaaaacaaaaaaaagattaacTTAAAAACCaaagattaaaagtaaaaagagccCACAGTTTGAAATGAGGATAAAGACTAAATCAAGATTAATTTTTATGCAGGAAGATGTAGATAATGTCTTGAACAACCTTGAACCCTGAACAAGCCATATTTGCTACCGATGGGGGGAAGATAGAACAAAAGACAAACCTGTAGCaaagggtatatatatatatataatatatattatatatatatgcagacacaTTTCTCAAGACTTTTCCAAATTCATTCATCTGGCATGATTTGGGTTCCTTGATTTTCCCATAAATTATCTTGAATGGTTTCCATGATGCATGCATTACATTTCTATCTGTTTGCCTAGGTCTAAATAAATCACCAATGAAATTACTGGTCGTGATAAAGAGGCTTACCTTCAATGGCACTGGGAAATGAATAAGATAGAGGTCAACATAATCCAGCTGAAGCTTTTTCAGTGATTGTTCCAAGCAAGGCCGGACCAGCTCTGGTCTGTGACATGTGCTGGGAAGCTGCAAATGTTAGAGAGTGAAAATTGAGAGTTCTTAAACTGATCAGAAGCTGATCTCCGCAGAGCAAAAGTACTCTGTCAAATCTTGAGTTTTCCATTGTCTAATTGTCAAATTTGatgtttatttaaatgttattggCAAATCTATAGGACAATGGAAGGAAATTACTAATTCTTGTGTAAAAATCGGATATAATAACAGTAACAACCAACCTCTGAGATATATTTCACAAGAGTTTCAAAGGAGGCTCCTATCTTATTCTTTTATCCATTCACTTAATAGGAAAGAGTTAATATCCCTTTCTTTTacataaacaaaaggaaatattcctgagattttaatatatattggGTGCAATACAAGACTCTAGCAATGTTTTGTGAGATGCTCAGGAAGAaattttttcttctctatcaCTGATGAAAGTAAAAATTGGATGTCAAAAATCTTCAGAAATATCAGTCACCTAAGAGATTAGGAAACTGTAGTCTTATCAAAGCTCTGTCCATGTTAAATTACACTGCTTTCAGGTAAGACTAAAACACTAATAATTTTACACTAAGGTTACAAATTTAAACAGTGGTGAGGAGAGATCACCAACTTCCTCTGTTCAGCATTCGTTGAAAGTATGTAATTAAACACTAGACCAATATGCCTAATTTGTCTACTGATCAAATCATATATCAACACACCAATTTCATTCATTTGCACACCAGTTTCATTCACTTGCACACCAGCATACTATATATGTGCAATACCTTTGAAGTGTAGAATATATCTTCTCTCTTCACAGTGCCATCAGCAATCTTGCTTCGGATGGCCAGCCCTACTTCCTCCTCATTTTGGTAGAAATAAGCTGAATCAATATGGCGGAACCCGGCATCTATAGCTATTTTGGTGGCTTCCATAACCATACTCTTGGGAACCTAGAGTAGCAACCCAAAGGGGTATTTTAAGATCTGCATGATTGAATTAATTGTGGAACAGCTAGCTATTTACAAACTACATGTTTCTGCTGTGTGGCATGAGTTCTATCTTCGGGGTGATGTGCCTTCCCAGGTTTGACTGGGCCTTTTCTTCTCAAGTGGTGAGAGATGGGCATCTGAGAAAAGTTTTCAGCTCAAGACTAAAGCGGTTATGAAGTAAGACAAGCCAAGACAGTGCACACTGCAAGAGATAGCAAGGAAAGTGTGTTGGACGTCTCTCCTGCTTCCACACAGAACACACTAAATCCCCATCACATTGCACTTGGAGAATATGTGAATATACTGTTTTCAGCTGAGGAGAGGCTCGATTCTTAATTATGAATAAAACCAATCAGTGtgctcatccctggagaaaaaaatgatttctctGGCTCTCAGAAGTCTACTTGCCTGTAGATCTTTGTGTAAGGTTTGTTTGCAGCAAATGGAATAACAGAATGGAGAAATAACCTACAGATGAGGAGAAAATCATTGCCAGCTGTGTGTCTATGCAggtttgttttgtcaacttgatttggatttttcttttctcttttcttttcttttcttttcttttcttttcttttcttttcttttcttttcttttcttttctcttctcttctcttcttttcttttcttttcttttctttttttttggaccaAAGCTCCAAGGAATTACTGAAACATACCTCTGGGTATGTCATGTTGGAATTTACAGAGGTAATTAGATCATGATCAGATCATTGAATTAATCCCTTGATTttactttggtgtgtgtgtgtgtgtgtgtgtgtgtgtgtgtgtgtgtgtgtgtgtgtgtgtgtgtgtgtgtgtggtggaaagtAGGGATGTGCTCTGTTTGGAGGAAGTAGGGGCTGGGGGCATGTCTTTATGTCCTTGGACTGTAGTATCCTGCCCTAGCTTCTTCCTTTGGCACTGTCTTCCTGATTATCTTCCACCATAGGAAAACAGACAGCTGCTTCCACAAACCCCAGCACTCCTACCACCTCGATGTTCTCTGCTCAGGCAAAGCTGGCCACAACCGACTGGAgctctggaaccataaaccaaaaccaaaccaaccaaccaaacaaaaactcaaaacaccAATTCCTTCTTTGGTTCCTGTGAGGTGTTCTGACCATAGTGATGTAAAAATAATGTGTTATCTGGAAAATAATTACTATTCAGCATCCatgaagaactcagaaaacacTGTAACAAAATTAATTACATTGAGGGGAAGTGATATGAATAGACAGATctcagaaaaaagagaaagacatgaaaacaACCCACAAAGACATGACACGCCTGACGCTCTGTGGCTAGCATTTATGCAGTGAGGATGGATATTAAGTTATCTCTCTCACATCCCACTGAAAGCAGGCTTGTTTCAGGTTTGAAACcgaaaatgaaggcagaactaAAAATTACAGTTGTTAACCACATATTCAAATTTCAGCTTCTGTTGGTCCTGTTGGTCTGTTTTCTTCTGAACTCCAACACCACTCTCCTTACCTCTTCTGGGGCAAAGGTTCCAAAGCCAAGCACAGGAATGTGGCGGCCGTCATTTAGTTCTGCATAGCGCTCAGGATTCATTTTGCAGGCTGTACTTCTGACTTTCCTGTTATCACAGAGTCCTGAGTAACAGGAAGATAAACAGCAACTGTAGCATTAATCATTGCTCACTTCCCGCCCCACTTCTAAATAGTACTGTGTGGAGGAGAGAGGTAATAGCTTACACATTCAATGAGAATTCTAGAGTACATTAATATATACTGATAAAGCATTTAGTTTTTTTACAGATGTTCTCATTATAGTCTTGTTATTCCTGAGGTTTTCCAGAGAAACAAACCCC
Coding sequences within it:
- the LOC116898204 gene encoding prostaglandin-E(2) 9-reductase-like: MNPERYAELNDGRHIPVLGFGTFAPEEVPKSMVMEATKIAIDAGFRHIDSAYFYQNEEEVGLAIRSKIADGTVKREDIFYTSKLPSTCHRPELVRPCLEQSLKKLQLDYVDLYLIHFPVPLKPSNDLTPTDEHGILFDTVDLCDTWEAMEKCKDSGLAKSIGVSNFNRRQLEMILNKPGLKYKPVCNQVECHPYLNQSELLGYCKSKDIVLAAYGALGTQRCKDWIEENAPYLLEDPTLCAMAEKHKLTPALISLRYLLQRGIVVLTKSFSEKRIKENMRVFEFQLPAEDMAVIDRLNKNYRYATARSTSAHPNYPFWDEY